In Fibrobacter sp. UWH4, a single genomic region encodes these proteins:
- a CDS encoding PP2C family protein-serine/threonine phosphatase produces the protein MTYEEIAETLFVEISVFTTLLTAFMLYNNIVLYKMSFKDKLSIMLVSATVLSAFDGIWHFVDGNLTYKILNYACAYVFAIAMMLGTSMFTRFSLNQFEIKMSSKKLHYALFVAPTVLTVILCLTTPWTGLVYSIDEHGDIQYGIIFDYCLVPIAFVYAGSPLLQSFYYLIRRRKSNAEKKFYGRCILITSLLIAGIEFIQLFVLELDENYLETGLSSAIALAFFTTNVNTNRFVKNREKIVAVETDLNLAANIQTGSLPSVEKAFVNHPDVNIYAAIDTAKEVGGDFYDFFEIDGTHIAFVIADISGKGVPAALFSMTVKTMIKDHASMKLSTAQIFTDVNRILCENNPEEMFATAWIGILDTKTRILKFTNAGHNAPCFARKGKKFEFLKNKHGLFLAGMDDTQYKESEIQLQDGDSLLIYTDGLTEAHNDSGELYGEERLLKKLNSADVRGGKAFLTQIKEDLQAFVGDAEQFDDITMLSISLR, from the coding sequence ATGACCTATGAAGAAATTGCAGAAACCCTATTTGTCGAAATATCCGTTTTCACGACCTTGCTAACCGCATTCATGTTGTACAACAACATCGTGCTGTACAAGATGAGTTTCAAGGACAAACTTTCCATCATGCTTGTATCGGCAACGGTCTTATCCGCTTTTGACGGAATCTGGCATTTTGTAGATGGAAATCTTACATACAAGATTCTTAACTACGCTTGTGCCTATGTTTTTGCAATTGCAATGATGCTCGGAACATCGATGTTTACGCGATTTTCGTTGAACCAATTTGAAATCAAGATGAGTTCAAAAAAATTGCACTACGCACTATTTGTCGCACCCACCGTTCTTACCGTTATTTTATGTCTAACGACACCTTGGACCGGCCTAGTATACTCCATCGACGAACATGGGGACATTCAATATGGCATAATCTTTGATTATTGCTTGGTACCGATTGCTTTCGTGTACGCGGGTTCACCATTGTTGCAGTCCTTCTATTACTTAATCCGACGCAGAAAATCAAATGCAGAAAAGAAATTCTACGGCCGGTGTATTTTGATAACCTCCTTATTGATTGCAGGAATTGAGTTTATTCAGCTATTCGTCTTGGAACTTGATGAAAATTATCTAGAAACCGGTCTTTCATCCGCCATCGCACTCGCCTTCTTTACAACAAACGTGAACACAAATAGGTTCGTCAAGAATCGTGAGAAAATAGTGGCCGTCGAAACCGACCTGAACCTCGCAGCAAACATTCAAACAGGTTCTCTTCCTTCCGTAGAGAAAGCTTTTGTCAACCATCCCGACGTAAACATCTACGCGGCCATAGATACCGCCAAGGAGGTTGGCGGAGACTTTTACGATTTCTTTGAAATCGACGGCACGCATATTGCATTTGTCATCGCCGATATTTCGGGCAAAGGTGTTCCCGCGGCCCTCTTCTCGATGACCGTGAAGACGATGATCAAAGACCATGCTTCGATGAAGCTATCGACTGCGCAGATTTTTACCGATGTCAACCGGATCCTGTGTGAAAACAACCCCGAAGAAATGTTTGCCACAGCATGGATTGGCATTCTAGACACCAAGACACGCATTTTAAAATTCACCAATGCTGGCCACAACGCCCCCTGTTTTGCAAGAAAGGGCAAAAAATTTGAATTTTTGAAGAACAAGCATGGGTTATTCCTTGCAGGCATGGACGACACTCAGTACAAGGAATCCGAGATTCAATTACAGGATGGCGACAGCCTTTTAATCTATACCGACGGATTAACCGAAGCACACAACGACTCAGGAGAACTTTACGGCGAAGAGAGACTGCTGAAAAAACTCAATTCGGCCGATGTCCGTGGCGGCAAAGCATTCTTGACTCAGATCAAGGAAGACCTGCAAGCTTTTGTGGGTGATGCCGAACAATTCGACGACATTACCATGTTGTCAATTTCTCTCAGGTAG
- a CDS encoding CHASE2 domain-containing protein, producing the protein MQAKISKKLKKVIAGFTASTIIVVAILIFGSTQNDIVGNSRNSSEALENLFYDLFFKGATYVDDSDVALNEKITIVEKNASNKNDPNIFIVDIDEPSLETLGPFNEWDRDVHANVIKNLSKSNAAAISFDIVFKTADFGKKKADQVLQVLGNIAPDTPWDSTYPEILANYNYDSMLVSAIKESGHTIVCDVFGDAKGYKHESQWRKLSGEMRAQEIGLGSTFNSSQVDKPENIEPKDLLDNIFPELAQAGAGLGSVNAYPDNDGIVRKVSMFYRFPNTDIPPTKDTTLLEVGHIDSSHIYTTMSLMTILHLFHQKPENVKIKMGQYIDVGKPFGIYRDSAGTFHTTYPNFSYPMFTALKKKLSEKKIEKTASKTFIDVSFRIIVQKDSLGQITLKIGNNPRPLDIEQSRLIMNITEATLDSVEEDKPVILNKLAKLEFDEDEDDKDYFVISIRDPDSVSDDEGEEDEEEEEDYDLINISRYTVSTLQLFADSIKRIPNGKSVYLSLDMDINYDKQLRRWKSNQVILSDAVIRDIQATDEEKITNLKPGEELRFGPAKRIPIDQFGRYQVNFKGRYNVADSRRTFQHLSYKDVASGESRTEQGKIFILGSAAAALFDFVPVPSEENYPAVLIHATIIKNILEDDYIVTLAENYQRIIVILLALISLFLGLYFRSYFSVAISVILMAAYVMVAYKYFQNGLYIGVSKQVLAMLLTNITALVVQFYFENKEKSFINNAFKQYISPELIDAMVDNEIMPTLGGEKSNITAYFTDIASFSTFSEKIGDPSKLVELLNEYLTAMTDTLLANKGTLDKYEGDAIIAFFGAPMPLPNHAQSACDSAVDMQNKLLDLRKKWASEGNKWPKVVHDMHMRIGINSGDIVTGNMGSTMRKNYTMMGDAVNLAARLESAAKQYGAYIQISEDTQKHLEPGRFIYRSLDTIRVIGKSQPVKTFELLNKTGCENEASLTELVGIWEKARACYLNMQWDDAIELFKQCLEIEPHHPDRDPGSKTTPSHIYIKRCEAYKITPPVAEGEVWDGVFTATEK; encoded by the coding sequence ATGCAAGCGAAGATTTCCAAGAAGCTAAAGAAGGTCATTGCCGGTTTTACCGCTTCGACTATCATAGTCGTTGCCATCCTTATTTTCGGAAGTACTCAAAACGATATCGTCGGGAACTCCAGAAACAGTAGCGAAGCCCTTGAGAACCTCTTTTACGACTTGTTTTTCAAGGGTGCCACCTATGTTGACGACAGCGATGTGGCCCTGAACGAAAAGATTACCATTGTCGAAAAAAACGCATCGAACAAGAACGACCCCAACATTTTCATTGTTGACATCGACGAGCCCTCCCTAGAAACTCTAGGCCCCTTTAACGAATGGGACCGCGACGTCCACGCCAACGTCATCAAGAACCTGAGCAAGAGCAACGCGGCTGCAATCAGTTTTGATATCGTTTTCAAGACCGCCGACTTCGGCAAGAAAAAAGCGGACCAGGTGCTGCAGGTTCTCGGAAATATCGCCCCGGACACCCCGTGGGATTCCACCTACCCCGAAATTCTCGCCAACTACAACTACGACTCCATGCTCGTCTCCGCTATCAAGGAAAGCGGCCACACCATCGTCTGCGATGTGTTCGGCGACGCGAAGGGATACAAGCACGAATCGCAATGGCGCAAGCTGAGCGGCGAAATGCGCGCCCAGGAAATCGGCCTCGGATCCACCTTCAATAGCAGCCAAGTCGACAAGCCCGAAAATATCGAGCCCAAGGACCTTCTCGATAACATCTTCCCGGAACTCGCCCAGGCAGGTGCCGGTCTCGGTTCCGTGAACGCCTACCCGGACAACGACGGTATCGTGCGCAAGGTGTCCATGTTCTACCGTTTCCCGAATACAGACATCCCCCCTACCAAGGACACAACCCTGCTTGAAGTCGGGCATATCGATTCCAGTCACATCTATACGACCATGTCCCTGATGACCATCTTGCACCTATTCCACCAGAAACCCGAGAACGTTAAAATCAAGATGGGGCAATATATAGATGTCGGCAAGCCTTTCGGTATCTACAGGGACTCCGCGGGAACCTTCCACACGACTTACCCGAATTTTAGCTACCCCATGTTCACTGCACTCAAGAAAAAACTTTCCGAAAAGAAAATTGAAAAAACAGCAAGCAAGACATTCATCGACGTTTCATTCCGCATTATCGTTCAAAAAGATTCCCTGGGACAGATCACCCTGAAAATCGGCAACAATCCGCGTCCCCTCGACATCGAGCAGTCCAGACTGATTATGAACATTACGGAAGCCACCCTGGATTCCGTCGAAGAGGATAAGCCCGTCATTCTCAACAAGCTCGCCAAACTGGAATTCGACGAGGACGAAGACGACAAGGATTATTTCGTCATTTCAATCCGCGACCCGGATAGCGTAAGTGACGACGAAGGTGAAGAGGACGAGGAAGAAGAAGAAGACTACGACCTCATCAACATCAGCCGCTACACCGTCAGCACGCTCCAGCTTTTTGCCGATTCCATCAAAAGAATTCCTAACGGCAAGTCCGTCTACCTGTCACTCGACATGGACATCAACTATGACAAGCAGTTAAGGCGCTGGAAATCAAACCAGGTCATCCTCTCCGACGCCGTCATCCGCGACATTCAGGCTACAGACGAAGAAAAAATCACGAACCTCAAGCCCGGCGAAGAACTCCGTTTCGGCCCCGCCAAAAGAATTCCGATTGATCAATTCGGACGCTATCAGGTTAATTTCAAGGGCCGATACAATGTCGCCGATTCCCGCCGCACTTTCCAGCACCTATCCTACAAAGACGTCGCCTCGGGCGAATCCAGGACCGAGCAAGGAAAAATCTTTATTCTCGGTTCCGCCGCGGCGGCCCTCTTCGACTTTGTGCCCGTTCCCAGCGAAGAAAACTACCCTGCCGTGCTGATCCACGCCACCATCATCAAGAACATCCTTGAAGACGACTACATCGTCACTTTGGCTGAAAACTACCAGCGGATTATCGTCATCCTGCTCGCCCTGATTAGCCTTTTCCTCGGGCTCTATTTCCGAAGCTACTTTTCGGTCGCCATATCGGTCATCCTGATGGCTGCCTACGTGATGGTCGCCTACAAATATTTCCAGAACGGCCTCTATATCGGCGTATCCAAGCAGGTTCTCGCCATGCTGCTGACCAACATCACAGCTCTGGTGGTACAGTTCTATTTCGAAAACAAAGAAAAGAGCTTCATCAACAACGCCTTCAAGCAATACATTTCTCCTGAACTGATCGACGCCATGGTGGATAACGAAATTATGCCCACCCTGGGTGGCGAAAAATCGAACATTACCGCCTACTTTACCGACATCGCCAGTTTCTCGACTTTCTCCGAAAAAATCGGCGACCCGAGTAAGTTGGTTGAACTGTTGAACGAATATTTAACCGCCATGACCGACACCCTGCTTGCAAACAAGGGAACGCTCGACAAGTACGAAGGTGACGCCATCATCGCGTTCTTCGGTGCACCGATGCCATTACCTAACCACGCCCAGAGCGCCTGCGACTCCGCCGTGGACATGCAGAACAAGCTGCTGGACCTCCGAAAAAAATGGGCTAGCGAAGGCAACAAATGGCCGAAAGTCGTTCACGATATGCACATGCGCATCGGTATCAACTCGGGCGACATCGTGACCGGAAACATGGGCTCCACCATGCGCAAGAACTACACCATGATGGGCGATGCAGTGAACCTCGCCGCACGTCTCGAAAGTGCGGCAAAGCAGTACGGCGCCTACATCCAGATTAGCGAAGATACGCAAAAGCACCTGGAACCGGGACGGTTCATCTACCGTTCTCTCGATACCATCCGCGTGATAGGCAAGAGCCAGCCGGTAAAGACATTTGAACTTCTGAACAAGACCGGTTGCGAAAACGAAGCCAGCCTGACCGAACTGGTCGGCATTTGGGAAAAGGCCCGCGCCTGTTACCTGAACATGCAATGGGATGATGCCATCGAACTTTTCAAGCAATGCCTCGAAATCGAGCCGCACCACCCCGACCGCGATCCGGGCAGCAAGACAACCCCGTCGCACATCTATATCAAGCGCTGCGAGGCATACAAAATAACCCCGCCTGTTGCAGAAGGCGAGGTATGGGACGGTGTATTCACCGCTACAGAGAAATAG
- the folK gene encoding 2-amino-4-hydroxy-6-hydroxymethyldihydropteridine diphosphokinase yields MDSLERVFIALGSNLPDRYKHLGEGREMLRRISAGGWMESPIYETPPVGPAGQGPYFNQVVSFWYSGNSTKLLHYLKGSEFILGRKPRGHWNSREIDLDLLYFGKEVRQGRPNLPHPQIVSRQFVLVPLNDIAPDWEDPQTGLKVKDLLSGLLQKEEKIPFRVVTSEEP; encoded by the coding sequence GAAAGAGTTTTCATAGCCCTGGGCAGCAATCTCCCTGACCGATACAAGCATCTTGGCGAAGGCCGCGAAATGCTTCGCCGGATTTCGGCGGGTGGCTGGATGGAAAGCCCGATTTACGAAACACCTCCGGTAGGACCGGCAGGCCAGGGACCCTATTTTAACCAGGTCGTCAGTTTCTGGTATTCGGGAAATTCCACCAAGTTGCTCCATTACCTGAAAGGTTCAGAATTTATTTTGGGGCGCAAGCCGCGTGGCCATTGGAATTCTCGTGAAATTGATCTGGACTTGCTTTATTTTGGTAAGGAAGTTCGGCAAGGGCGTCCAAATCTGCCCCACCCCCAGATAGTGAGCCGTCAGTTCGTGCTTGTTCCGTTGAACGACATTGCTCCCGACTGGGAAGATCCGCAAACGGGACTTAAGGTCAAGGATCTGCTATCTGGCCTGTTGCAAAAAGAAGAAAAGATTCCGTTCCGCGTCGTAACCTCGGAGGAACCCTGA
- the panC gene encoding pantoate--beta-alanine ligase, with amino-acid sequence MQIVTTVDSLRQILKPLSKEGKVIGLVPTMGALHDGHGALIKESVKDCDITVVSVFLNPIQFGKNEDLDKYPKRLEADAKFAGSLGADYVFAPSVQEMYPDGDPLTLVRDETLESLYCGAYRPGHFRGVLTVVSKLFLISGCNHAYFGEKDYQQVFLIERMVKDLNFDLQIHRVKLVREDSGLALSSRNEYLSEDERNRALGIYGGLKQAKAAYEAGERSVSKIRDIVLKSILAARGIVQFVEVVNQKDLQKFSGMLAPEDKVVILVAAFFGKTRLIDNIELN; translated from the coding sequence ATGCAAATCGTAACGACTGTTGATTCCCTGCGTCAAATCCTCAAACCGCTTTCTAAGGAAGGCAAGGTTATCGGGCTTGTTCCCACGATGGGTGCCCTGCACGATGGCCATGGGGCCCTTATCAAGGAATCCGTCAAGGACTGCGATATCACGGTGGTGAGCGTGTTCTTGAATCCGATCCAGTTCGGCAAGAACGAGGATTTGGACAAGTACCCGAAGCGCCTGGAAGCGGATGCCAAGTTCGCCGGTTCTCTCGGAGCCGACTATGTGTTCGCCCCGAGCGTGCAGGAGATGTATCCTGATGGTGACCCGCTGACGCTTGTTCGCGATGAGACCTTGGAGAGCCTGTATTGTGGCGCATACCGTCCGGGCCATTTCCGCGGCGTGCTCACGGTGGTGTCCAAGCTGTTCCTGATTTCGGGCTGTAACCACGCCTACTTTGGCGAAAAGGATTATCAGCAGGTATTCCTGATTGAACGTATGGTGAAGGACCTGAATTTTGACTTGCAGATTCACCGCGTGAAGTTGGTGCGCGAAGATTCCGGTCTTGCCCTTTCTAGCCGCAACGAATACTTGAGCGAAGACGAACGTAACCGCGCCCTGGGCATTTATGGTGGCTTGAAGCAGGCGAAGGCCGCCTACGAGGCGGGCGAACGCAGCGTTTCCAAGATTCGTGATATCGTGCTGAAGTCTATCCTTGCCGCTCGCGGCATCGTGCAGTTCGTGGAAGTCGTCAACCAGAAGGACTTGCAGAAGTTCTCCGGGATGCTCGCTCCCGAAGACAAGGTAGTTATCTTGGTGGCCGCCTTCTTCGGAAAGACTCGCCTGATCGACAATATCGAGTTGAACTAG
- a CDS encoding deoxynucleoside kinase, producing MLREKGVHFLAIEGAIGVGKTSLAKIIAERWNAMFIEENFEENPFLEKFYQNKQAYAFQTQLFFLLDRLKQLQHSALQSDLFHDLLVSDFTYDKDQIFAAQNLSESEYAMYDQVAKALNHDIPRPDLVVYLQASVPTLLKRIHGRGRTMEKTIEGSYLSGLMDRFDRHFWNYPYAPVLIINTDNIDFVHNENHLQLVLDAIASCPKQTTYFVPEGK from the coding sequence ATGCTGAGAGAAAAGGGCGTTCATTTTTTGGCCATCGAAGGCGCTATCGGCGTGGGGAAGACTTCCCTTGCCAAGATTATTGCCGAGCGCTGGAATGCGATGTTCATCGAGGAAAATTTCGAGGAAAACCCGTTCCTTGAAAAGTTCTACCAGAACAAGCAGGCCTACGCTTTCCAGACGCAGCTCTTTTTCTTGCTCGACCGCCTCAAGCAGTTGCAGCACTCCGCCTTGCAGAGCGACCTTTTCCATGACCTCTTGGTGAGTGATTTTACTTACGACAAGGACCAGATTTTTGCGGCCCAGAATTTGTCCGAAAGTGAATACGCCATGTACGACCAGGTGGCGAAGGCCTTGAACCACGATATTCCGAGACCGGATCTGGTAGTTTACTTGCAGGCGTCTGTCCCGACGTTGCTGAAGCGAATTCACGGACGTGGACGAACCATGGAAAAGACTATTGAAGGGTCTTACCTGAGTGGCCTTATGGATCGTTTTGACCGCCATTTTTGGAATTATCCTTATGCGCCGGTGTTGATCATCAATACCGACAATATTGATTTTGTACACAACGAAAACCACCTGCAACTGGTGCTGGATGCGATTGCGTCCTGTCCCAAGCAGACGACCTACTTTGTTCCAGAAGGTAAATAA
- a CDS encoding DNA translocase FtsK has translation MLGRVASVVAAGAMVLWGLSLISSSRRFTFIRYAVGLSLLTVNFSFLFAIRNYGQVKVPRAELMQNGGVVGQFLNQFVAAPVFGKESFLMPLGISLFLVVLVLVLAFGLRPRHFKFIVQATAWLKSVFKKREPIEGEIVEPVESTRSGRYAQVRTNMDLPGAGLPRGVYMDDNTVNIKPDGFNIRRKNKVSPFSGRNSWMDDEFSLNGSMNEIPNVPDEVLQTMTPHQVKEVVQPQPEPTNNVAGEYNLDEDPEIRRLEDYLRQNGGKMNALEIVEVKEKIAALKRARDLIAWEKDHLGRMQVKGDVRRDGSPVTGSMATRTVAAGAMPTGTMPAAKGVTQRSMTQVPADDRTVMAGEPTRGNVNAEDLLGGDGAKTIGAAASDDETFVPEVYGADDVGEVPEMLDDQFPELAEGGDGSIGNVPSGTSTAGMKASPIPQRDPTTVYDEYKVPAISDILEEHEPQTADYSEEELNAIGKMLEEKLENFKVKGRVIGCETGPMITRFEVEPGPGMKVSRFSALQEDLALPLKVSSVRILAPIPGKAAVGIEIPNRKFQTVYSLDVFQSEKFKPSPEKILVALGKDITGEAFTMDLAKAPHLLIAGQTGSGKSVCINALMASMLFSKTPDELRMILVDPKAVELKMYENIPHLLAPVITKPEIAIQALQWLCYEMDRRTEVLASAKVRNIGGFNAKFEAGELPDEVPEEDRSHRMAFIVVIIDEMADLMMVAGKEIEKNVARLAAKARAVGIHLVLATQRPSVKVITGIIKANLPTRISFKVASQIDARTVMDHAGAEKLLGRGDMLYKAVNDPEPVRVHGAFLSDEEAEKLADACSDQNVFYPQVESFDVSDGEGDEDGEGGGKDLGKLDKLLYEVAVWAVECRGLSTSAVQRHFSVGFSRAGKIVDQLYSLGVCGPAKGNSKPRAMLLGIEEIQNMERSGKFG, from the coding sequence ATGCTTGGCCGTGTAGCGTCCGTCGTTGCGGCGGGTGCCATGGTGCTTTGGGGCTTGTCCCTTATTTCGTCTAGTCGACGCTTTACATTCATCCGCTATGCCGTTGGCCTCTCGCTGTTGACGGTCAATTTCTCGTTTCTTTTTGCCATCCGCAACTATGGCCAGGTGAAGGTGCCCAGGGCCGAACTGATGCAGAACGGGGGCGTGGTGGGGCAGTTCCTGAACCAGTTCGTGGCGGCTCCCGTGTTCGGAAAGGAATCGTTCCTGATGCCGCTAGGCATTTCTCTCTTTTTGGTGGTGCTGGTGTTGGTGCTTGCTTTTGGATTGCGTCCGAGGCATTTTAAGTTTATCGTGCAGGCAACGGCTTGGCTGAAGTCGGTGTTCAAGAAAAGGGAGCCTATCGAGGGTGAAATTGTAGAACCTGTCGAAAGTACGCGTTCCGGTCGATATGCCCAGGTGCGGACGAATATGGACTTGCCGGGAGCAGGGCTCCCCCGAGGCGTTTACATGGACGACAATACGGTGAATATCAAACCGGATGGTTTCAATATTCGTCGAAAGAACAAAGTGTCTCCGTTTAGTGGACGCAACAGCTGGATGGATGACGAATTCAGCTTGAACGGCTCGATGAATGAAATTCCCAATGTTCCGGATGAAGTGCTGCAGACCATGACGCCGCACCAGGTGAAAGAGGTGGTTCAGCCGCAGCCAGAACCTACGAACAACGTGGCGGGCGAGTACAACTTGGACGAAGACCCTGAAATCCGCAGGCTCGAAGATTATCTGCGCCAGAACGGCGGCAAGATGAACGCTCTTGAAATCGTGGAAGTCAAGGAAAAAATTGCGGCCCTCAAGCGCGCCCGTGACTTGATTGCTTGGGAAAAGGATCACCTCGGCCGTATGCAGGTAAAGGGCGATGTGCGTCGCGATGGTTCTCCGGTGACGGGTTCTATGGCGACGCGCACGGTGGCTGCAGGTGCGATGCCGACCGGAACGATGCCTGCTGCAAAGGGTGTAACGCAAAGATCCATGACACAGGTCCCGGCAGATGACCGCACGGTGATGGCGGGCGAGCCGACTCGCGGAAATGTGAATGCCGAGGATTTGCTGGGTGGCGACGGCGCCAAAACAATCGGTGCGGCAGCCTCTGATGACGAAACGTTTGTGCCCGAAGTTTACGGTGCCGATGACGTGGGCGAGGTCCCTGAAATGTTGGACGATCAGTTCCCTGAGCTTGCCGAAGGGGGTGATGGATCGATTGGGAATGTGCCGAGCGGTACATCAACAGCGGGAATGAAGGCCTCTCCGATTCCGCAGCGTGACCCGACCACGGTTTACGACGAATACAAGGTGCCTGCCATTAGTGACATTTTGGAAGAACATGAGCCGCAGACCGCCGATTATAGTGAAGAGGAATTGAATGCTATCGGCAAGATGCTTGAAGAAAAACTCGAAAACTTCAAGGTGAAGGGCCGCGTGATCGGTTGCGAAACGGGCCCGATGATTACTCGTTTCGAGGTGGAACCGGGCCCGGGCATGAAGGTGAGCCGGTTCTCTGCCTTGCAAGAAGACTTGGCGCTTCCACTCAAGGTTTCTTCGGTGCGTATTCTAGCCCCGATTCCGGGGAAGGCCGCCGTCGGTATCGAAATCCCGAACCGCAAATTCCAGACGGTGTACAGCCTCGATGTATTCCAGAGCGAAAAGTTCAAGCCCTCGCCCGAAAAGATTCTGGTGGCGCTCGGTAAGGACATTACCGGCGAAGCGTTCACGATGGACTTGGCCAAGGCCCCGCACTTGCTGATTGCAGGTCAGACGGGTTCCGGTAAGTCTGTGTGCATTAACGCCCTCATGGCCTCGATGCTTTTCAGTAAGACTCCTGACGAACTTCGCATGATTCTGGTGGACCCGAAGGCGGTGGAACTCAAGATGTACGAAAACATCCCGCACCTCTTGGCGCCTGTCATTACCAAGCCCGAAATTGCAATTCAGGCGTTGCAGTGGCTGTGCTATGAAATGGACCGCCGTACTGAAGTTTTGGCATCGGCGAAGGTGCGTAACATTGGCGGCTTTAACGCGAAGTTCGAAGCGGGCGAGTTGCCTGATGAAGTGCCCGAAGAAGACCGTAGTCACCGCATGGCGTTCATCGTGGTAATTATCGATGAAATGGCGGACCTCATGATGGTTGCCGGCAAGGAAATCGAAAAGAACGTGGCGCGCCTTGCCGCAAAGGCTCGTGCCGTGGGCATTCACCTGGTGCTTGCCACGCAGCGCCCTTCCGTCAAGGTGATTACGGGTATTATCAAGGCGAACTTGCCGACTCGTATCAGCTTCAAAGTGGCATCGCAGATTGACGCCCGCACGGTCATGGACCATGCCGGCGCCGAAAAGTTGCTTGGCCGCGGCGACATGCTTTACAAGGCTGTGAACGATCCGGAACCGGTTCGTGTTCACGGTGCATTCTTGAGTGACGAAGAAGCCGAAAAGCTTGCCGATGCCTGCTCCGACCAGAACGTATTCTACCCGCAGGTAGAATCGTTCGACGTCTCTGACGGCGAAGGCGACGAAGACGGCGAGGGCGGAGGCAAGGACTTGGGCAAACTCGACAAACTGCTCTATGAAGTAGCCGTTTGGGCGGTGGAATGCCGTGGGCTTTCGACCTCGGCGGTGCAACGCCACTTTAGCGTGGGATTCAGCCGAGCCGGTAAAATTGTGGACCAACTTTACAGCCTCGGCGTGTGTGGCCCTGCTAAGGGTAACTCGAAACCCCGCGCCATGCTGCTCGGAATCGAAGAAATCCAGAACATGGAACGCTCCGGAAAATTCGGGTAA